The Equus asinus isolate D_3611 breed Donkey chromosome 22, EquAss-T2T_v2, whole genome shotgun sequence genome has a segment encoding these proteins:
- the CHD4 gene encoding chromodomain-helicase-DNA-binding protein 4 isoform X6 — translation MASGLGSPSPCSAGSEEEDMDALLSNSLPPPHPENEEDPEEDLSETETPKLKKKKKPKKPRDPKIPKSKRQKKELGDSSGEGPEFVEEEEEVALRSDSEGSDYTPGKKKKKKLGPKKEKKSKSKRKEEEEEDDDDDDSKEPKSSAQLLEDWGMEDIDHVFSEEDYRTLTNYKAFSQFVRPLIAAKNPKIAVSKMMMVLGAKWREFSTNNPFKGSSGASVAAAAAAAVAVVESMVTATEVAPPPPPVEVPIRKAKTKEGKGPNARRKPKGSPRVPDAKKPKPKKVAPLKIKLGGFGSKRKRSSSEDDDLDVESDFDDASINSYSVSDGSTSRSSRSRKKLRTTKKKKKGEEEVTAVDGYETDHQDYCEVCQQGGEIILCDTCPRAYHMVCLDPDMEKAPEGKWSCPHCEKEGIQWEAKEDNSEGEEILEEVGGDPEEEDDHHMEFCRVCKDGGELLCCDTCPSSYHIHCLNPPLPEIPNGEWLCPRCTCPALKGKVQKILIWKWGQPPSPTPVPRPPDADPNTPSPKPLEGRPERQFFVKWQGMSYWHCSWVSELQLELHCQVMFRNYQRKNDMDEPPSGDFGGDEEKSRKRKNKDPKFAEMEERFYRYGIKPEWMMIHRILNHSVDKKGHVHYLIKWRDLPYDQASWESEDVEIQDYDLFKQSYWNHRELMRGEEGRPGKKLKKVKLRKLERPPETPTVDPTVKYERQPEYLDATGGTLHPYQMEGLNWLRFSWAQGTDTILADEMGLGKTVQTAVFLYSLYKEGHSKGPFLVSAPLSTIINWEREFEMWAPDMYVVTYVGDKDSRAIIRENEFSFEDNAIRGGKKASRMKKEASVKFHVLLTSYELITIDMAILGSIDWACLIVDEAHRLKNNQSKFFRVLNGYSLQHKLLLTGTPLQNNLEELFHLLNFLTPERFHNLEGFLEEFADIAKEDQIKKLHDMLGPHMLRRLKADVFKNMPSKTELIVRVELSPMQKKYYKYILTRNFEALNARGGGNQVSLLNVVMDLKKCCNHPYLFPVAAMEAPKMPNGMYDGSALIRASGKLLLLQKMLKNLKEGGHRVLIFSQMTKMLDLLEDFLEHEGYKYERIDGGITGNMRQEAIDRFNAPGAQQFCFLLSTRAGGLGINLATADTVIIYDSDWNPHNDIQAFSRAHRIGQNKKVMIYRFVTRASVEERITQVAKKKMMLTHLVVRPGLGSKTGSMSKQELDDILKFGTEELFKDEATDGGGDNKEGEDSSVIHYDDKAIERLLDRNQDETEDTELQGMNEYLSSFKVAQYVVREEEMGEEEEVEREIIKQEESVDPDYWEKLLRHHYEQQQEDLARNLGKGKRIRKQVNYNDGSQEDRDWQDDQSDNQSDYSVASEEGDEDFDERSEAPRRPSRKGLRNDKDKPLPPLLARVGGNIEVLGFNARQRKAFLNAIMRYGMPPQDAFTTQWLVRDLRGKSEKEFKAYVSLFMRHLCEPGADGAETFADGVPREGLSRQHVLTRIGVMSLIRKKVQEFEHVNGRWSMPELAEVEENKKMSQPGSPSPKTPTPSTPGDTQPNTPAPAPPAEDGIKIEENSVKEEESAEGEKEVKSAVPEATAECTQPPAPASEDEKVLVEPPEGEEKVEKAEVKERTDEPMETEPKGVADVEKVEEKSAIDLTPIVVEDKEEKKEEEEKKEVMLQNGETPKDLNDEKQKKNIKQRFMFNIADGGFTELHSLWQNEERAATVTKKTYEIWHRRHDYWLLAGIINHGYARWQDIQNDPRYAILNEPFKGEMNRGNFLEIKNKFLARRFKLLEQALVIEEQLRRAAYLNMSEDPSHPSMALNTRFAEVECLAESHQHLSKESMAGNKPANAVLHKGILKQLEELLSDMKADVTRLPATIARIPPVAVRLQMSERNILSRLANRAPEPTPQQVAQQQ, via the exons TGGCGTCGGGCCTGGGCTCCCCGTCCCCCTGCTCGGCGGGCAGTGAGGAGGAGGATATGGATGCACTTTTGAGCAAcagcctgcccccaccccacccag AAAACGAAGAGGACCCAGAAGAGGATTTGTCAGAAACGGAGACTCCAAAgctcaagaagaagaaaaagcctaAGAAACCGCGGGACCCTAAAATCCCTAAGAGCAAGCGCCAAAAAAAAGAG CTGGGGGACAGCTCTGGGGAGGGGCCGGAGtttgtggaggaggaggaagaggtggctCTGCGCTCAGACAGTGAGGGCAGCGACTATACCCCtggcaagaagaagaagaagaagcttggacctaagaaagaaaagaagagcaaatccaagaggaaggaggaggaggaggaggatgacgatgatgatgattcAAAG GAACCTAAATCCTCTGCTCAGCTCCTGGAAGACTGGGGCATGGAAGACatcgaccatgtgttctcagagGAGGATTATCGCACCCTCACCAACTACAAGGCCTTCAGCCAGTTTGTCCG ACCCCTCATTGCTGCCAAAAACCCCAAGATTGCTGTGTCCAAGATGATGATGGTTTTGGGTGCGAAGTGGCGGGAGTTCAGCACCAACAACCCCTTCAAAGGCAGTTCTGGGGCTTCAGTggcagcggcggcagcggcagcaGTGGCTGTGGTGGAGAGCATGGTGACAGCCACTGAGGTTGCACCACCTCCTCCCCCTGTGGAGGTGCCTATCCGCAAAGCCAAGACCAAGGAGGGCAAAG GTCCTAATGCTCGTAGGAAGCCCAAAGGCAGTCCTCGTGTACCTGATGCCAAGAAGCCTAAACCGAAGAAAGTAGCTCCGCTGAAAATCAAGCTGGGAGGTTTTGGTTCTAAGCGTAAGAGATCTTCG AGTGAGGACGACGACTTGGATGTGGAGTCTGACTTCGATGATGCCAGTATCAATAGCTATTCTGTTTCTGATGGTTCCACCAGCCGCAGTAGCCGCAGCCGCAAGAAACTCCGgaccactaaaaagaaaaagaaag GCGAGGAGGAGGTGACTGCTGTGGATGGTTATGAGACAGACCACCAGGACTATTGCGAGGTGTGCCAGCAAGGCGGTGAGATCATCCTGTGTGATACCTGTCCCCGAGCTTACCACATGGTCTGCCTGGATCCAGATATGGAGAAGGCTCCTGAGGGCAAGTGGAGCTGCCCCCACTGT GAGAAGGAAGGCATCCAGTGGGAGGCTAAGGAGGACAattcagagggagaggagatcctgGAAGAGGTTGGGGGAGACCCTGAAGAAGAGGATGACCACCATATGGAATTCTGTCGGGTCTGCAAGGATGGTGGGGAGCTGCTCTGCTGTGACACTTGTCCTTCCTCCTACCACATCCACTGCCTGAACCCCCCGCTTCCAGAGATCCCCAATGGTGAATGGCTCTGTCCCCGTTGTACG tgTCCAGCTCTTAAGGGCAAAGTTCAGAAGATCCTAATCTGGAAGTGGGGTCAGCCACCATCTCCCACACCGGTGCCTCGACCTCCAGATGCTGATCCCAATACTCCCTCTCCCAAGCCGTTGGAGGGGCGGCCAGAGCGGCAGTTCTTTGTGAAATGGCAAGGCATGTCTTATTGGCACTGCTCCTGGGTGTCTGAACTGCAG TTGGAGCTGCACTGTCAAGTGATGTTCCGCAACTATCAGCGGAAGAATGATATGGATGAGCCACCTTCTGGGGACTTTGGTGGTGATGAAGAGAAGAGCCGAAAGCGAAAGAACAAGGACCCTAAATTTGCAGAGATGGAGGAACGCTTCTATCGCTATGGGATAAAACCTGAGTGGATGATGATCCACCGAATTCTCAACCACAG TGTGGACAAGAAGGGCCATGTTCACTACTTGATCAAGTGGCGAGATTTGCCCTATGATCAGGCATCCTGGgagagtgaggatgtggagatacaGGACTATGACCTGTTCAAGCAGAGTTATTGGAATCACAG GGAGTTAATGAGGGGTGAGGAAGGACGACCAGGCAAGAAACTCAAGAAGGTGAAGCTACGGAAGTTGGAGAGGCCTCCTGAAACTCCAACAGTTGAT CCAACAGTGAAGTATGAGCGACAGCCAGAGTACCTGGATGCTACAGGTGGAACCCTGCACCCCTATCAAATGGAGGGCTTGAATTGGTTGCGCTTCTCCTGGGCTCAGGGCACTGATACCATCTTGGCTGATGAGATGGGCCTTGGGAAGACTGTCCAGAcagcagtcttcctctattcccTCTACAAGGAG gGTCATTCCAAAGGCCCCTTCCTAGTGAGTGCCCCTCTTTCTACCATCATCAACTGGGAGCGGGAGTTTGAAATGTGGGCTCCAGATATGTATGTGGTGACCTATGTGGGGGACAAAGATAGCCGTGCCATCATCCGAGAGAATGAGTTCTCCTTTGAAGACAACGCCATTCGTGGTGGCAAGAAGGCCTCTCGCATGAAG AAAGAGGCATCTGTGAAATTCCACGTGCTGCTGACATCCTATGAGTTGATCACCATTGACATGGCTATCTTGGGGTCTATTGACTGGGCCTGCCTCATCGTGGATGAAGCCCATCGGCTTAAGAACAATCAGTCTAAG TTCTTCCGGGTCTTAAATGGTTACTCACTCCAGCACAAGCTGTTGCTGACTGGGACTCCATTACAAAACAATCTAGAAGAGTTGTTTCATCTGCTCAACTTTCTCACCCCCGAGAGGTTCCA CAATTtggaaggtttcctggaggagtTTGCTGACATTGCCAAAGAGGACCAGATTAAAAAACTGCATGACATGCTAGGGCCTCACATGTTGCGGCGGCTCAAAGCTGATGTGTTCAAGAATATGCCATCCAAGACAGAGCTGATTGTGCGTGTGGAACTGAGCCCTATGCAGAA GAAATACTACAAGTACATCCTTACTCGAAATTTTGAGGCACTCAATGCTCGAGGTGGTGGCAACCAGGTCTCTCTGCTAAATGTGGTGATGGATCTTAAGAAGTGCTGCAATCACCCATATCTCTTCCCTGTGGCTGCAATG gaaGCCCCTAAGATGCCTAATGGCATGTATGATGGCAGTGCCCTAATCAGAGCATCTGGGAAATTATTGCTGCTACAGAAGATGCTCAAGAACCTTAAGGAGGGTGGGCACCGTGTACTCATCTTCTCCCAG ATGACCAAGATGCTGGACCTACTAGAGGATTTCTTGGAACATGAAGGTTATAAGTATGAACGTATTGATGGTGGAATCACTGGGAACATGCGTCAAGAGGCCATTGACCGCTTCAATG caccgGGTGCTCAGCAGTTCTGCTTCTTGCTTTCCACTCGAGCTGGGGGCCTTGGAATCAATCTGGCCACTGCTGACACAGTTATTATCTATGACTCTGACTGGAACCCCCATAATGACATCCAG GCCTTTAGCAGAGCTCACCGTATTGGGCAAAATAAGAAGGTGATGATCTATCGGTTTGTGACCCGTGCGTCAGTGGAGGAGCGCATCACGCAGGTGGCAAAGAAGAAGATGATGCTGACGCATCTAGTGGTTCGGCCTGGGCTGGGCTCCAAGACTGGATCCATGTCCAAACAGGAGCTTGACGACATCCTCAAATTTGGCACTGAGGAACTATTCAAGGACGAAGCTACAGATGGAG GAGGAGACAACAAAGAGGGAGAAGATAGTAGTGTTATCCACTATGATGATAAGGCCATTGAAAGACTGCTGGACCGTAACCAGGATGAGACTGAAGATACAGAATTGCAGGGCATGAATGAATATTTGAGCTCATTCAAAGTGGCCCAGTATGTGGTGCGGGAAGAAGAAATGGGG gaggaagaggaggtagAACGGGAAAtcataaaacaagaagaaagtgtGGATCCTGACTACTGGGAGAAATTGCTGCGGCACCATTATGAGCAGCAGCAAGAAGATCTGGCCCGAAATCTgggcaaaggaaaaagaatccgTAAACAGGTCAACTACAATGATGGCTCCCAGGAGGACCGAG atTGGCAGGACGACCAGTCCGACAACCAGTCCGATTATTCAGTGGCCTCAGAGGAAGGTGATGAAGACTTTGATGAACGTTCAGAAG CTCCCCGCAGGCCCAGTCGTAAGGGCCTGCGGAACGATAAAGATAAGCCATTGCCTCCTCTGTTGGCCCGTGTTGGTGGGAATATTGAA GTACTTGGTTTTAATGCTCGTCAGCGAAAAGCCTTTCTTAATGCAATTATGcgatatgggatgccacctcaggatGCTTTTACCACCCAGTGGCTTGTGAGAGATCTGCGAGGCAAATCAGAGAAAGAGTTCAA GGCTTACGTCTCTCTTTTTATGCGGCATTTATGTGAGCCGGGAGCAGATGGGGCTGAGACCTTTGCTGATGGTGTCCCCAGAGAAGGCCTGTCTCGCCAGCACGTTCTTACCAGGATTGGTGTTATGTCCTTGATTCGCAAGAAG GTTCAGGAGTTTGAACATGTTAATGGGCGCTGGAGCATGCCTGAACTTGCTGAagtagaggaaaacaaaaaaatgtccCAGCCCGGGTCACCTTCCCCCAAGACTCCTACACCCTCCACTCCAGGGGACACGCAACCCAATACTCCTGCACCTGCTCCACCTGCCG AGGATGggataaaaatagaggaaaatagcGTCAAAGAAGAGGAGAgtgcagaaggagaaaaggaggttAAATCTGCAGTCCCTGAGGCCACCGCTGAG tgtacacagccccctgcccctgcctcagaGGATGAAAAAGTCCTTGTTGAACCtcctgagggagaagagaaggtggaaaaggcagaGGTGAAGGAGAGAACAGACGAACCTATGGAGACAGAGCCCAAAG GTGTTGCTGATGTGGAAAAGGTGGAGGAGAAGTCAGCAATAGATCTCACCCCCATTGTGGTAGAGGACAAAG aagagaagaaagaagaagaagagaaaaaagaggtgaTGCTTCAGAATGGAGAGACTCCCAAGGACCTGAATGatgagaagcagaagaaaaatattaagcagCGTTTCATGTTCAACATTGCAGATGGCGGTTTTACTG AGTTGCATTCCCTTTGGCAGAATGAGGAGCGGGCAGCCACAGTCACCAAGAAGACTTACGAGATCTGGCATCGACGGCATGACTACTGGCTGCTGGCTGGCATCATAAA CCATGGCTATGCTCGGTGGCAGGACATCCAGAATGACCCACGTTATGCCATCCTCAATGAGCCTTTCAAGGGTGAAATGAACCGTGGCAATTTCTTAGAGATCAAGAATAAATTCCTAGCCCGAAGGTTCAAG CTCTTAGAACAAGCCCTGGTGATTGAGGAACAGCTGCGCCGGGCAGCTTACCTGAACATGTCAGAGGACCCCTCTCACCCTTCCATGGCCCTAAACACCCGCTTTGCTGAGGTGGAGTGTTTGGCGGAGAGTCATCAGCACCTGTCCAAGGAGTCAATGGCAGGAAACAAGCCAGCCAATGCAGTCCTGCACAAAGGTA TTCTGAAACAGCTAGAAGAGCTGCTGAGTGACATGAAAGCCGATGTGACTCGACTCCCAGCTACTATTGCCCGAATTCCCCCAGTTGCTGTGCGGCTACAGATGTCAGAGCGTAACATTCTCAGCCGCCTGGCAAATCGAGCACCTGAACCTACTCCACAGCAG GTAGCCCAGCAGCAGTGA